The Stutzerimonas stutzeri genome segment GGCGGGTTTGGCCGTGGCGATAGCCGCCTGCAGGCCTAGCAGCAGGGCAACGACGCCCGCAGTCAAGGATCGTTTCATCTCGGAAGGGCGGCGCGAGGCTGGGTTATAACGCATAGTTGGCCATCAATTAGGGTGTCGGGACGGGGGCCCGGCGGGAAAACAATAGCCCGGTGGTAGCCTGCGGCTTGCATGCCGCGACGCCTCTCACACCAGGACGGTAGGGCGAGCCCCGCAGCACACCTTACCGAATCGGCAAGCGGTACGTGTAGATGGGAGTATCGCGTTGTGGCCTGTGGCAGAAAATCATCGACGGCCTGCACTGCCAGCCGGTACCGGTTGAGCGGGCGTAGGCAGAACCACTATGGAGGCTGCCTTGAGGCATTGCAAGGCATCCGCCGACTGCTTGGTGCAACCAGGGCAAATCTGTGACGCCGAGATCGAGGCCGGGTTCCTGCCGTTGTCGCACGGCAGGCTGCATTGCCACGTATTCGGCACAAGCGGCCACGCGAATGCGGGCGCTCTGGTGTCTGCCGGTGATGCCTCAGGGCAGGTCGGGACTCGAATAGAAGGCGCTGAGCACCTTGACCAGGTGCGTCAGGTCCTGGCTGCCGGCCAGCTCGCGGATCGAATGCATGCCGAAGGTCGGTAGACCGATATCGACGGTCCGTACACCGAGCTGACTGGCGGTAATGGGGCCGATGGTCGAGCCGCAACCCATGTCGCTGCGGGTAACGAAGCTCTGTACCGATACTTCGTTTTCCAGGCACAGATGACGGAAGAACCCCGCGGTTTCGCTGCTGGTGGCATAACGTTGATTGCTGTTGACCTTGATGACCGGTCCGGCATTGAGTTTCGGGCCGTGATTACCGTCATGCTTGTCGGCGTAATTGGGATGTACCGCATGCGCATTGTCGGCCGAGATCAGCAGCGAGCGGTTGATGCTGCGTTGAAAGGCTTCGCCTTCGGGCAGGACACGGCGCAGGACCTGTTCGAGGAAGGGCCCGTCCGCGCCACACATGGACATGGAGCCGACTTCTTCATGGTCGGTACAGACCAGTACGCAGGTTTCCTCTGGGCCGGCTCGCAGCAGGGCCTGTAAGCCGGCGAAGCACGACAATAGGTTGTCGAGTCGTGCACCGGCGATGAAGTCCCCGTTCAGGCCGATGACGGCTGCGCCTTGGGTATCGTAGAAGCTCAGCTCGAAATCCAGCACCACATCGGCTACCAGCCCGTGCTCGCGACCGAGCTGGTCTGCGAGCAGAGCGCGAAAATCCGGCCGGTCTTCGCTGGCGACCTGTGCCAGGATCGGCGGCAGCTCGTTCTGGGGGTTGATCGCCCAGCCCTGATTGGCCTCGCGATTCAGGTGGATGGCCAGGCTCGGGACGACCGCAATCGGCAGTTTGAAGTCGATCAACTGGCTTTCGATACGGCCATCGCGGCTATAGGTCACGCGCCCCGCCAGGGAGAGGTCTCTATCGAACCAGGGCGCCAGCAATGCGCCGCCATAGACTTCGACACCCAACTGCCAGAACCCCTGGCGCTGCAGTTCCGGCTGCGGCTTGACCCGCAGGCAGGGACTGTCGGTGTGGGCGCCCACCATGCGCATGCCGTGCTCGATGACCGACTTGCTGCCGAGCTGGAAGGCAATGATCGCGGAGTCGTTACGGGTGACGTAATAGCGGCCACCGGGCTCGGTATGCCAGGTCTCGCGCTCGTCCAAGGCCTCGTAGCCCGCGGCTTGAAGGCTCCGCGCGAGGCTGCGGGTGGCATGGAACGGCGTAGGGGAGGCCTTGAGGTAGTCGATCAGACCCTGGTTGAGTTCTTCGCGCATGACGAGCTCCTGACTGCAAGGCCTGGGAGTTTACCGTATTGGCCGCTGCTGGCTCGACGGTAGCTCTCTGACCCGATGTGGGGTTAGAAGGGCGCCGGACAATCGAAGCGCAAACGCTCGCCGCTTTGCGGGTGGGTCAGGGAGAGCATGCTGGCGTGCAGGCACAGGCGTTCATGCGCGGCCAACGCCTGTTCGTGCGCATAGAGCCGATCGCCCAGCAGCGGATGACCGATTGACAGCATATGCACGCGCAGCTGATGCGAGCGCCCAGTGATCGGGGTCAGCTCGACGCGGCTGTAATGACCGCACCGCTCGATCACCTGCCAGTAGGTCAGGGCGTGCTTGCCATGCTCATGATCGACAACGTGCCGCGGCTTGGTTGGTGGATCGTAACGCAACGGCAAGTCGATGCTGCCGCTGTCCTGCTCGGGTTCGCCCCAGCACAGCGCGGTGTAGGCTTTTTCGGTTTCGCGATCATGGAATTGCCGGGACAGCTCGCGGTGGCTGTCGGCGTCGCGTGCAAGCACGATGAGGCCGGAGGTTTCCCAGTCCAGGCGATGAACGATACGCGCCTCGGGAAAGCCGTTTTCCTGCATCCGGGTGACCAGGCAATCCTTGTTGTCATCGGCGCGGCCGGGCACCGATAGCAGCAGGGTGGGCTTGTTGATCACCAGCAAGGCGGCGTCCTGGTGGACGATCTGGATGTTGCTCAGGGGCATCTTGGGGTTCCGCAAACGCAATCGGCGACCGAAGTCGCCGATGATGGTGCCGTGGAAAGCGAGCGGGCCATTGCCCGGTCGCTCAACGATCCGGCAGGGTAATGTTCAGCTCGAGGATCGAGCAGCTGCCCTGATCTTCCAGGGCGACCTGAACCTGATCGCTGTCGATGTTCACATATTTGCGGATCACCTCGACCAGCTCCTTTTGCAGGGCGGGCAGGTAATCCGGCTGAGTCCGCTGGCCGCGCTCGTGGGCAACGATGATCTGCAGGCGTTCCTTGGCGATGGTGGCTGGCGTTTCCTTCTTCTTGCGTTCGCGGAAGAAGTCGAGGATGTTCATTCGCGGCCTCCAAACAGTCGTTGCAGGAAGCCCTGCTTCTTCACATCGAGGAAGCGGTGACTGACTTCCTTGCCCAGCAGCCGATCAACGGCATCGCTGTAGGCTTGGCCGGCGTCGCTCTGGTCGTCGAGGATGACCGGCACGCCTTGGTTGGACGCCTTCAGTACCGCCTGAGATTCCGGAATCACGCCCAGCAGGCGGATCGACAGGATTTCTTCGACGTCCTCGACACCCAGCATCTCGCCCTTGACCACGCGCTCAGGGTTGTAGCGGGTCAGCAGCAGGTGTTCCTTGATCGGATCTTCGCCATTCTCGGCACGGCGGGACTTGCTGGCCAGCAGGCCCAGCATGCGATCCGAGTCGCGAACCGAAGACACTTCGGGGTTAGTCACGACGATGGCCTCGTCGGCGAAGTACATCGCCAGGTGCGCGCCTTTTTCGATACCGGCCGGCGAATCACAGATCACGTATTCGAAGGTCTGCGCCAGCTCGTCGATGACTTTGCCGACACCCTCGAGGGTCAGGGCATCCTTGTCACGGGTTTGGCTGGCCGCGAGCACGTAGAGGTTCTCGAGGCGCTTGTCCTTGATCAGGGCCTGGGTAAGGGTGGCGTCGCCCTGGATGACATTGACGAAGTCATACACCACGCGCCGCTCGCAGCCCATGATCAGGTCCAAGTTGCGCAGACCGACGTCGAAGTCGACGATGACGGTCTTATGGCCGCGCAAGGCGAGGCCGGTACCGATGGCAGCGCTGGAAGTGGTTTTACCAACGCCACCCTTGCCGGAAGTGACTACGAGGATCTTGGCCAAGGTGATTCACCCTAAATATGAAGTCGGGACCGTCGCCGAGTCGGCATACGGTACGCCCGTTTTGGTGCTGAAAATTCGCGGCAGTATCCGTTAAAGGCGGGTGATGTTCAACACGTCGCCGGATAGCTTCAGTTGTACGGCTTCGGTCCACAGCGGGTCGCGACGCAGATCTTCGGCGACCTTGTAACGGCCGGCGATGGAGACCATTTCCGCAGCGAGTTGCTGGCAGAAAATCCGTGCGTTGGTATCACCTTTTATGCCGGCCAGAGCGCGTCCCCGCAGCGGACCGTAGACATGGATGTTGCCATCGGCGAGAAGTTCCGCTCCAGGGCTGACCGCAGCCAGCACGATCAGGTCTCCGTCCTTGGCGTACACCTGCTGCCCGCCACGGATCGGCGTGGTGACCACCCGGGTAGGGCGGTAAACCGGTTCGGCGGGTTTCGCCGGCTCTGCTGGAGCCTTGCTGGCCAGGTCCAGCTTGCGCTCCTTGGCGCCAGACGGTGGCAGGACCGGTAGATCCAGCGCGCCGGCGGCCTCGATGATTCGAACATCGCCAGCGCGCAGCGCCAGGGTGCGCAGGCCGTGCTTGCGGCACAGTGCGATAAGCGCTGGCAGATCCAGATCGCTGTCGGTGGGCAGCTTGTCCAGCGCCAGAACCAGAGGCGTGTTGTTGAAAAAGTCCGGTGCTTGCTCGACCTTGACGGCCAGCTGTCGATCGAGACGTTCCAGGTCGTTCTGCGTCAGCTCCAGCACGGTGATGGCAAGCATGCTGCCCTTGAGCTGGAACACGGGGGCTTGGTCGAGAGGATCGGCTTGGCTCATGGTCTGCCTGCTACGGTAAATGGCGAGGACTTATAGCGGGGCAAACCGCTGGCTGCAAGTCTCGCCTGGCCGAGCGCATCGCTGCCGTGTATCGAGACCCTGCCGCATCACCGGGCGATTTGTCGCTAGAATGCGCGCTTTTATCGGTTCGGGCTTTTCAATGGATCGTCCTCGTTTTCGCGCATCCTTCCTTCGTCCGCGTTTCTGGCTGCTCTGGCTCGGCCTGGGTCTGCTGTGGCTGGTCATTCAGCTGCCGTACCGGATCCTGTTGCTGCTCGGACGAGCGCTGGGCGTGCTGATGTACCGAATGGCGCGATCGAGGCGGCACATCGCGCGGCGTAACCTGCAACTGTGTTTTCCCGAGTTGAACGAGAAGGCGCGCGAGCGGCTGCTGCGGGAGAATTTCGCTTCGTCCGGCATCGCTTTCTTCGAAATGGCAATGAGCTGGTGGTGGCCCAGGGCCCGCCTGCAGCGCCTGGCGCATATCGAGGGGCTGGAACACTTGCAGCAGGCGCAGGCCGAAGGGCAGGGCGTGATCCTCATGGCGCTGCACTTCACCACGCTGGAGATCGGCGCGGCGCTGCTGAGCCAGCGCCATACCATCGATGGCATGTACCGCGAGCACAAGAATCCGGTGTTCGATTTCGTCCAGCGTCGTGGTCGCGAGCGGCACAACCTGGATGCCACAGCCATCGAGCGTGAAGACGTGCGCGCCATGCTCAAGGTGCTGCGCGCCGGGCGCGCGATCTGGTACGCGCCGGATCAGGATTACGGCCGCAAGCAGAGCCTCTTCGTGCCCTGGTTCGGCATCAATGCGGCCACCGTCACGGCAACCACCAAGTTCGCGCGGCTGGGTAAGGCGCGGGTGATTCCTTACACCCAGGAGCGCCTGGACGACGGCAGCGGCTATCGGCTGGTCATCCACCCCCCGCTGGCCGATTTTCCCGGCGAAAGCGAAGAAGCCGACTGCCGGCGCATCAACGATTGGGTCGAAGAGGCGGTCCGGCAGCACCCGGAGCAGTATCTGTGGGCACATCGCCGCTTCAAGACGCGGCCGGAAGGCGAGCCGAACCTGTACCGCAAGCTACCGAAAAAGCCCGTCAGTCCGTGAACACGCCGTCGCGGAAGTCGCGTAGCGCCTGCTCTATCTCTTCCCGACTGTTCATGACGAACGGACCGTACTGAACGATTGGCTCACCGAGCGGGCGACCCGCCAGCAACAGCACGCGGGCATCGGCCAGCGCTTCCAGGCGCAGCAGGCCCCGCTCGGACAGCACCGCCAGCTGATGCTGGTGCAGCGTTTTGCCGGCAACGCTGATCGTGCCTTCGTAGACGTGCAGCATCAGCCGATGCCCATCGGGCAGCTGCGGCTCGAGGTGACGGCCGCTGGGCAGGTGCAGATCGAACAGCTGTGGCTCGGTCTCGGCTCGTTGTACCGCCCCGGCCAGATCGACACCCTCGGCGGTCAGTCGGCCGGCGATGACGACCGCCTCGATGCCGCTGGGCAGTCCGGCCCGAGGTATCTCGTCGGCAGCGTAATCCCGATAGTCCGGGTCGCTCATCTTGTGCTTGGCGGGCAGGTTCAACCACAGCTGGAAACCCCGCATGGCGCCTTCCTGCTGTTCGGGCATCTCGCTGTGGATGACGCCACGTGCGGCCGTCATCCATTGCACCCCGCCACTGTCGAGCAAGCCGACATTGCCCAGATGGTCCTCGTGGCGCATGCGGCCCTCGAGCATGTAGGTGATCGTCTCGAAGCCGCGGTGCGGGTGTGGCGGGAAGCCGGCGATGTATTCGTCGGGCTGGGTCGAGCCGAATTCGTCCAACATCAGAAAGGGATCGAACCGCTCCGGTGTTGCGCCACCGAACAGCCGGGTCAGGCGAACACCGGCACCGTCCGAGGTGGGGCGGCCAGTGCTGATGTGCTGGATCTGTCGCAGGGTCATGGCAATGCTCCAAGTCGCTGATCGGGAGAGACTACCGGCAGCGGCTCGATGCATGGATGAGAAAACTACGCCGTTCCTATCGAACGGATCGATCACTCATCGATTTGCAGCTCGCGGGCGCGGGTGTAGACATAGCGCACCTTTTCGTACTCGAACGGCGAGTTGAGCTGGCCGTAGCGCAGCGGGGTGGAGTAGCGAATGTCGATCAGGCGCAACGCCGTGAGGCCGAACTCGCCACCGCTGGCTTCGGCATAGCTGAAATAGTCGACCTGGCGTTCCACGCTGAAGTCCGCGACCTGCCCCGTGGCGTCACGCAGATTGGACGGGCCCAGTGCCGGCAGGATCAGATAGGGGCCGTGGGGCACGCCGTAGAAACCGAGCGTCTGGCCGAAATCCTCCTTGTAGCGGGGCAGCCCCATTCGCGTCGCCGGATCCCACACGCCGCCCACGCCCAGGATGGTATTGAACAGCAGACGCGCGGTGGTGGTCATGGCGCGCTGGCCCTTCAGCTGGGCGACGCTGTTGAACAGCGTGGGGATTTCGCCCAGGTTGTTGAAGAAGTTGCTGACCCCGGTGCGCACGAACTTCGGCGTAACGTAGCGGTAGCCGCGCACCGCTGGCAGCATCACCCATTGATCCAGGCGGTAGTTGAAATAGTACATACGCCGATTCAACGATTCCCAGGGATCGTAGATATCCAGTGCGTTGAACGTGGCGCGCTCGAACTCACGCTGGTCCAGGCCGGGGTTGAATTCGAGGTTGCGCAGCGGCTGCGTGAAACCGTCCTCATCGGCGGTCGGCGTCTGTGCGCTGGCCACGCCGCTGACGAGCATGAGCAACGCGAGCAGTTGACGTCTAGCCACGGAAGAACTCCAGCATGTCTCGGGCATTGACCCGGTAATTGAGGTTGCCGCAATGGCCGCCGCGCGGGTAGAGGGTCATGCGTTGGCCAAAGGTACGGCGCAGGAAGCCGAGGTCGCCGGGACCGAGAATGATGTCGTCCGCGTTATGCATGACGCCGATCTTCGGGCTGCTGCGCAGGTAATCTTCCAGCGCATAGAGACTGACCTGCTGAACCAGCTGCGCCAGGCTGCCGCCATCCTGTTGCGCGCGCCACATGGGAATCAGCTGCTCGGTGATGTAGCAATCGAAGTCGCAGAGCAATGAGCGGCGGAAGAAGGGCTCGAGGCTGGTGCCCTCATCGATCGGGTAGTTCGGCGGGACGATCAGGCCGCGACGGTTGATCAGGTCCGATGTAAAGACGATGTCGGCGGCGGAGAAGCGAAACACCGAACCGATCAACATCGCCATCTGTTCGTCGGTCAGCCGCAAGGCCGATCGCTGGAAGTCGAACAGCATGGCTTCGTCCAGGTTGATGGCACCTTTCTGGCGGTAGTAGCGGGTCAGCTTGTCGAAGATGAGTTCGTAGAAGGTGGTGGTGCTATCGATCGCTTCGACCCGCGTCTGGACCAGCTTGTCGAGGTTCCTGATCGAGGTATAGAGGTTGACCGGCGGGTTGATCATCAGGACCCGCTTGAAGTTGAAACTTTGCCGCGTCTCGTCCAGCTTGCTGACGAAGGCCGCATCGAGCCCGCCCAGGCTGTAACCGATCAGGTTGAATTCGGTCACGGGCAGATCATGCTGTTGCGCGCGAACCGCTTGCATGACGCGGTACAGGTCCTTGGCGTCGTCCGGACTGTAGCCCGGCGTGGCGTAGCGCGAAGCCGCCGCGATGAAATCGAAGCTGGTCGGGGACGACAGCTGCACCACGTGATAGCCGGCGCCGTAGAACAGCCGTTTGAGCGACTCGGTCTTTTCCGCCGAATAGCTGGCTCCGGTGCCGGAAATGATGAACATCAGTGGCGCCGGGCCAGGTTGCTTGGCCAAGCGGTAGGTCAAGCGCTTAACCGCCCAGAAGTTCTCAGGCAGGGTGAATTCCCGCTCAGGGCGCAACCGCAGGCTGTAGTCGGCCTGATCGATGTCCTCGTCGCCGGGTACTTCGGCGCGCAGATTGGCAGGCGTCGTGGCGATCGTCGCCTCGAACGGGTTGCTCAGCGGGTAGCCGTACTGCTCGACGCTGATATCAGCGGCACGGGCAGAGGTGACGGCCAGCGTCAGCAGCGCGGTCAGGCACAGCAGCATTCGCATCTAAAGGGCGCTCCTGGGACAAGCATGGGGACCGGCGAGCCGGATAGGCAGGAAGTGAGTTGATCGATGCTGGCAGAAAACATCGGTCCGCCGTCTGGCCAAGCGGCGATTGCTGTCGACCGAGCCGGATAAAACCAGGCGGTGCTGCGTGGCGGACGAACAGCAAGCGTTGCGGAACGTTAGGTCGGCGTGGCGGTGCGCCGGTGTCGCGGCTGACGTACGACGGGTGCGGGTACTGCGCATTGCTCCTCCGGGATGAGCGCTTCTGTCTTCCTGCGTGCGCTGCGCAGAGCGGTCGATCGACCGAGCCAGGCTCAGCGCATCTTCATAGACCACGCTTAAGCCGTCTGGTTGCGTAGCGGCTTGCGTCGGGCCAGCATCCCATCCGCTTCGGCGGGGTCCTGATCTCCGCGGCAAGCCAGGATTTGAGGCGCTTGCGCAGCGCTGTGGCCATCGTGAAGCGGTCGAGACAGGGTCACGCGTGATGATGCAACCACGCGTGAGACGGAATCGGGTCGCCGCTACGCTGACGTTTGTCCAGGCGCTGCCAGATGCGCTCGTGGAAGTAGAAGCCCACAGAATTGCACAGCGGCTCGATGGCCGCCACCAGACCGCCTGCGGCAACGCTGCCAGTCAAGGCGTAGGTCACCGTGAAGGCGATGCAGAAGTGCATCAGGGTGAAGGTCACGGTCTTGAGCATGGCGAAACTCCGTATGCGGTCGAGAATTATTCTCTGTTGGCGCCAGTCTCCCGCTGTCGCGCCGCAAATGACAATCGCGGTGCTCGATCCCCTGCATAGGTCCGGTCTATCAAGCCGTCTCGGTTGATTCGAGGCGTCTAAAACGGCCGTTCCAGTAAATAAAAACAAGACCATGGTCGAGTGGTGTTCAGCCTGCCGGGCCCTAAAGTAGCCACCTGCTCTGATCAGGGGCGAGACCGTGGAGACTCTCAATGCAAAACAATGAAGATGTTTACCGGCAGATCTATGCCAATCCGCGCTTCCAGGAGCTGGTTGCCAAGCGTGGTCGCTTCGCGTGGCTGCTGTCGGCCGTCATGCTGGGCGCCTATCTCGCGTTCATCCTGCTGATCGCGTTCGATCCCAAGATCCTGGGCATTCCGCTCGCGGCCGATACGGTCACGACCTGGGGGATCCCGGTGGGTGTTGGCGTGATTTTCATGGCGTTCATTCTGACTGGCGTCTATGTGCAACGCGCCAACGGCGAATTCGATCGCCTCAACCAGGAAATCCTCAACGAGGCTCAGCAATAATGATTCTGCGTTTATTGACAGCAGTGGCACTGACGGTTGCCTCGCCCCTGCTTCTGGCTGATGCGCTGACCGGCGACGTCCAGAAGCAGGCGGTCAACTACACCGCCATCGCCATGTTCGTGGCGTTCATCGGCTTCACCATGGGCATCACCAAATGGGCGGCCAAGCGCAACACCTCCACGTCTGACTACTACACCGCCGGCGGCAGCATCACTGGCTTCCAGAACGGCCTGGCGATCGCCGGCGACTTCATGTCCGCCGCGTCCTTCCTGGGGATTTCCGCGCTGGTGTACACCAGCGGCTATGACGGCCTGATCTACTCGATCGGCTTTCTGGTCGGCTGGCCGGTCATCCTCTTTCTGATGGCCGAGCGTCTGCGCAACCTGGGCAAGTTCACCTTTTCCGACGTGGCGTCCTACCGCCTCGGACAGACCCAGATCCGCATCCTCTCGGCGTTCGGTTCGCTGATCGTGGTGGCCTTCTACCTGATCGCGCAGATGGTCGGCGCCGGCAAGCTGATCCAGCTGCTGTTCGGTCTGGATTACTACGTCGCGGTGGTGCTGGTCGGCGTGCTGATGGTGATGTACGTGCTGTTCGGCGGCATGCTGGCGACTACCTGGGTGCAGATCATCAAGGCCGTGCTACTGTTGTCCGGCGCGAGCTTCATGGCGATCATGGTGATGAAGGCGGTCAATTTCGACTTCGGCAGCCTGTTCGCCGAGGCCGTCAAGATCCATGAAAAGGGCGCGGCCATCATGAGCCCCGGCGGTCTGGTTTCCGACCCAATTTCGGCAATTTCGCTGGGCTTGGCGCTGATGTTCGGTACCGCTGGTCTGCCGCACATTCTGATGCGCTTCTTCACCGTCGCCGACGCCAAGGAAGCGCGCAAGAGCGTCTTCTACGCCACTGGCTTCATTGGTTACTTCTACATCCTGACCTTCATCATCGGCTTCGGCGCGATCCTGCTGGTCAGCACCAATGCACAGTTCAAGGACGCCGCGGGCGCCGTCATCGGTGGCACCAACATGGTGGCGATCCACCTGGCCAATGCGGTGGGTGGCAACCTGTTCCTCGGCTTCATTTCCGCGGTCGCTTTCGCCACGATCCTCGCGGTGGTGGCTGGCCTGACGCTGGCCGGCGCCTCGGCGGTTTCCCATGACCTGTACGCTTGCGTGATCAAGAAGGGCAAGGCCAAGGAAGAGGAAGAGATGCGCGTCACCAAGATCACGACGCTGACCCTGGGTGTCGTGGCTATCCTGCTGGGCATCATTTTCGAGAAGCAGAACATCGCCTTCATGGTCGGTCTGGCCTTCTCGATCGCCGCCAGCTGCAACTTCCCGGTGCTGTTCCTTTCCATGTACTGGAAAGGCCTGAGCACGCGCGGTGCGCTGATCGGCGGTGCTCTGGGCCTGGCTACGGCGCTGGTCCTGACCATCATCAGCCCGACCGTATGGGTCGACGTGTTCGGCTACGCCGAGGCGATCTTCCCCTACAAGTACCCGGCGCTGTTCTCGATGATCGTGGCGTTCGTCGGTATCTGGTTCTTCTCGATCACCGACAAGTCCAAGTCGGCAGGCCTCGAGCGCGAGCGTTTCTTCTCGCAGTTCGTCCGCTCGCAGACCGGGCTGGGCTCCAGTGGTGCGGTCGCCCACTGATAAGAGACCGCGAAAAATGGAAGGGCAGCCAGTTGGCTGCCCTTTTTTTTCGTCGATAAAAGCCATTCGGGCGACGCCAATCGGGCCCGAGATATGCCAGTCATTCAGCATTTCGATAGAGGCCAGAGTGCGCTGCGGCATTCGCTAGACTCGTTGCAACTCAACGAACAAGAAGGCAACACACGATGCAAAATCGCATGATGGTCACTGGCGCTGGATCCGGTCTCGGTCGCGAGATCGCGTTGCGTTGGGCGCGAGAAGGTTGGCAGTTGGCGCTTTCAGACGTCAATGAAGCGGGTCTGGCAGAAACCCTGAAAATGGTTCGCGACGCAGGGGGTGATGGTTTCACTCAGCGTTGTGACGTGCGTGACTACAGCCAGCTGACCGGCTTGGCGCAGGCCTGCGACAGCAAGCTTGGCGGGATCGACGTGGTGGTCAACAACGCCGGTGTCGCCTCGGGTGGCTTCTTCGAAGAGCTCTCGCTGGAAGATTGGGACTGGCAGATCGCGATCAATCTCATGGGCGTGGTCAAGGGCTGCAAGGCGTTCCTGCCATTGGTTCAGAAAAGCCGCGGCAAGATCATCAATATCGCCTCCATGGCGGCGTTGATGCAGGCGCCCGGCATGAGCAACTACAACGTGGCCAAGGCGGGCGTGGTCGCGCTGTCGGAAAGCCTGCTGGTCGAGCTGAAGCAGCAGGAGGTGGGTGTCCATGTGGTATGCCCATCATTCTTCCAGACCAACCTGATGGACTCCTATCGCGGGCCGACTCCGAACATGAAAGCGCAGATCAGCAAACTGCTGGAAGCTTCGCCGATCACCGCGGCGGATATCGCCGACTACATCTATCGCCAGGTGGCCGAAGGCGTCTTCATGATCCTGCCGCACGACGAAGGGCGCATGGCCTGGCAGATCAAGCAGCAGAATCCGCAAGCGATTTACGACGAGATGGCGGCGCTGGCCGAGAAGAAGCGCAACAAGAGCAGAAGCTGACCAATAGGTCCGTTTTGCTTGCCGTGATCCAGGGCCGGGAGTAGGGTTGCCGGTCCACCCAGACCGACCCATGGATCCACTGTAAAAAACCCGTCTCGCTGGCTGCTCATGCTGGCTCTGGTGCTCGCCGCCATCAACCTTCGCCCCGGTATCACCTCCTTCGCCCCATTGATCGAACGCATCGCGCACGAACTGAATCTCAGCCGAGGCCTGATCAGCCTGACCACGGCGTTGCCGGTACTGCTCATGGGATTGCTGGCGCCGCTGGCGCCGCGGCTGGCCGTGCGGTTCGGCCTGGAACGGACCATCACGCTCTGCCTTGGCCTTATCGGCCTTGCCCTGGTGTTGCGGTTGCTCGGCGACAATCCGGTGGTGCTGATCGGCACGGCGGCCATGGTCGGCGCAGGCATCGCTGTAACCGGCCCCTTGTTGTCGGGCTTCATCAAGCGCTATTTCCTCGACCGCGTCGGCAAGACCGCCGCCTTCTACTCCTTGAGCATGGCTGTTGGCGGCACCATCGGCGTGGTGTTGACGGTGCCTGCGACGCAGCTGCTGGACGAGCGTTGGACCTTGGGCCTGGCGATCTGGTCGATCCCGGCGATCCTGGCCGTCATGTTCTGGTGGCGACTGCCCAACCAACCGGAGTCCGCCGTCGAACGGCGAGCCGGATTGCCGTGGCGCGAGCCGCGTGCCTGGCTGGTGAGCATCTACTTCGCCCTGCAGGCCGGGTTGTTCTACGCCCTGGCGACCTGGCTGGTCGCGCGGTATCACGAGGCAGGCTTCAGCCTGCTGCAAAGCAACACCTTCTTCGGTGGCTTCATGTTGATTGGCTTGCCGAGTGCCTTCGCCATGCCCTGGCTGGCGCAGCGATTCGGTAAGCGGCACCTGCTGATGGCCGTGTGCGGCGTGATGGCGACGACCAGCCTGCTGATTATCGCCTGGGTTCCGCAGGTGCAGCCGCTGGTTGTCTGCATGATGTTGGGGATCGCCCTGAACGGTACCTTCTCGATGTCGCTGGTGCTGCCCATGTATGAGGCCAGTACCCCGTTGGAGGTCAGCCGGCTGACGGCCATGATGCTCTGTACCGGCTATTGCCTGGCGTGCTTCTCGCCTGTGCTGACCGGGCTAGGGCGCGATCTTGCCGGTGACTACCGCTGGCCGTTTCTGGTCCTGGCAGGCATGGCGGCCGTCATGTCGGTGCTCGCGCTGCAGCTGGCGCCGCGACGTGATCCGGGCGCTACCCCCCGGGC includes the following:
- the minE gene encoding cell division topological specificity factor MinE is translated as MNILDFFRERKKKETPATIAKERLQIIVAHERGQRTQPDYLPALQKELVEVIRKYVNIDSDQVQVALEDQGSCSILELNITLPDR
- a CDS encoding RluA family pseudouridine synthase; translation: MPLSNIQIVHQDAALLVINKPTLLLSVPGRADDNKDCLVTRMQENGFPEARIVHRLDWETSGLIVLARDADSHRELSRQFHDRETEKAYTALCWGEPEQDSGSIDLPLRYDPPTKPRHVVDHEHGKHALTYWQVIERCGHYSRVELTPITGRSHQLRVHMLSIGHPLLGDRLYAHEQALAAHERLCLHASMLSLTHPQSGERLRFDCPAPF
- a CDS encoding M18 family aminopeptidase, coding for MREELNQGLIDYLKASPTPFHATRSLARSLQAAGYEALDERETWHTEPGGRYYVTRNDSAIIAFQLGSKSVIEHGMRMVGAHTDSPCLRVKPQPELQRQGFWQLGVEVYGGALLAPWFDRDLSLAGRVTYSRDGRIESQLIDFKLPIAVVPSLAIHLNREANQGWAINPQNELPPILAQVASEDRPDFRALLADQLGREHGLVADVVLDFELSFYDTQGAAVIGLNGDFIAGARLDNLLSCFAGLQALLRAGPEETCVLVCTDHEEVGSMSMCGADGPFLEQVLRRVLPEGEAFQRSINRSLLISADNAHAVHPNYADKHDGNHGPKLNAGPVIKVNSNQRYATSSETAGFFRHLCLENEVSVQSFVTRSDMGCGSTIGPITASQLGVRTVDIGLPTFGMHSIRELAGSQDLTHLVKVLSAFYSSPDLP
- a CDS encoding pirin family protein — encoded protein: MTLRQIQHISTGRPTSDGAGVRLTRLFGGATPERFDPFLMLDEFGSTQPDEYIAGFPPHPHRGFETITYMLEGRMRHEDHLGNVGLLDSGGVQWMTAARGVIHSEMPEQQEGAMRGFQLWLNLPAKHKMSDPDYRDYAADEIPRAGLPSGIEAVVIAGRLTAEGVDLAGAVQRAETEPQLFDLHLPSGRHLEPQLPDGHRLMLHVYEGTISVAGKTLHQHQLAVLSERGLLRLEALADARVLLLAGRPLGEPIVQYGPFVMNSREEIEQALRDFRDGVFTD
- the minD gene encoding septum site-determining protein MinD; protein product: MAKILVVTSGKGGVGKTTSSAAIGTGLALRGHKTVIVDFDVGLRNLDLIMGCERRVVYDFVNVIQGDATLTQALIKDKRLENLYVLAASQTRDKDALTLEGVGKVIDELAQTFEYVICDSPAGIEKGAHLAMYFADEAIVVTNPEVSSVRDSDRMLGLLASKSRRAENGEDPIKEHLLLTRYNPERVVKGEMLGVEDVEEILSIRLLGVIPESQAVLKASNQGVPVILDDQSDAGQAYSDAVDRLLGKEVSHRFLDVKKQGFLQRLFGGRE
- the minC gene encoding septum site-determining protein MinC; this encodes MSQADPLDQAPVFQLKGSMLAITVLELTQNDLERLDRQLAVKVEQAPDFFNNTPLVLALDKLPTDSDLDLPALIALCRKHGLRTLALRAGDVRIIEAAGALDLPVLPPSGAKERKLDLASKAPAEPAKPAEPVYRPTRVVTTPIRGGQQVYAKDGDLIVLAAVSPGAELLADGNIHVYGPLRGRALAGIKGDTNARIFCQQLAAEMVSIAGRYKVAEDLRRDPLWTEAVQLKLSGDVLNITRL
- a CDS encoding lipid A biosynthesis lauroyl acyltransferase — encoded protein: MDRPRFRASFLRPRFWLLWLGLGLLWLVIQLPYRILLLLGRALGVLMYRMARSRRHIARRNLQLCFPELNEKARERLLRENFASSGIAFFEMAMSWWWPRARLQRLAHIEGLEHLQQAQAEGQGVILMALHFTTLEIGAALLSQRHTIDGMYREHKNPVFDFVQRRGRERHNLDATAIEREDVRAMLKVLRAGRAIWYAPDQDYGRKQSLFVPWFGINAATVTATTKFARLGKARVIPYTQERLDDGSGYRLVIHPPLADFPGESEEADCRRINDWVEEAVRQHPEQYLWAHRRFKTRPEGEPNLYRKLPKKPVSP